One Thermofilum pendens Hrk 5 DNA segment encodes these proteins:
- a CDS encoding FecCD family ABC transporter permease: MEIVESLLGRRSLAVLLLLALVAAALPLSILSGTVYKPWDVLRLLQEGSSDAGIVLALRARRAFVALLVGALLGGAGALTQASFRNPMASPFTLGISQASALGVAVALVTGIGGTGGAWVLTFSRPTLIALFAFAFAVVQVFVVLALSWKAGLDPRALVLSSIAISFVYQAALYLMQYLVLNEVQLATVIFWTFGDLGRAGWSELGVLAAGASALLPVYVAFHKDLDLLSFGDELAASSGVSPRATRLVVTLVAALGAALATAFVGILAFLCLVSPHLARLFVGGRHRYLVPASMLTGSLLLLVSDAASRSVLSPVVLPVGIVLSLIGAPVLVALLLRGSGRAPT, translated from the coding sequence ATGGAGATTGTAGAAAGCTTGCTTGGAAGGCGGAGCCTCGCGGTGCTTCTCCTGCTAGCGCTGGTAGCCGCGGCTCTGCCTCTCTCGATCCTCTCGGGAACTGTCTACAAGCCTTGGGATGTGCTCCGGCTACTACAGGAGGGGTCCAGCGACGCGGGCATAGTCCTCGCGCTAAGGGCTAGGAGGGCTTTCGTCGCGCTCCTAGTAGGTGCACTGCTGGGCGGGGCTGGCGCACTGACGCAAGCGAGTTTCCGCAACCCCATGGCCTCCCCCTTCACGCTCGGGATATCGCAGGCCTCGGCGCTCGGCGTAGCAGTGGCACTGGTCACGGGGATAGGCGGGACGGGCGGAGCCTGGGTGCTGACCTTTTCGCGCCCAACTCTCATCGCGCTCTTCGCGTTCGCATTCGCGGTCGTACAGGTATTCGTAGTGCTAGCCCTCTCCTGGAAGGCGGGCCTCGACCCGAGGGCCCTCGTGCTCTCGTCGATAGCCATCAGCTTCGTGTACCAGGCCGCGCTCTACCTCATGCAGTACCTGGTGCTCAACGAGGTACAGCTGGCAACCGTGATTTTCTGGACCTTCGGGGACCTTGGACGGGCCGGGTGGAGCGAGCTAGGAGTCCTCGCGGCCGGCGCCTCCGCGCTTCTGCCGGTCTACGTAGCTTTCCACAAGGACCTGGACCTCCTGTCCTTCGGTGATGAGCTCGCGGCGTCCTCCGGCGTGAGCCCCAGAGCGACCCGCCTGGTAGTCACGCTGGTAGCCGCGCTCGGCGCAGCCCTAGCGACAGCGTTCGTCGGGATTCTGGCCTTCCTGTGCCTCGTATCCCCCCACCTGGCGAGGCTCTTCGTGGGCGGGAGGCACCGGTACCTCGTACCGGCGTCCATGCTCACCGGTAGCCTCCTCCTTCTAGTGTCCGATGCCGCGTCGCGAAGCGTCCTATCCCCCGTCGTCCTGCCGGTCGGGATAGTGCTGTCGCTGATCGGTGCACCCGTGCTTGTAGCGCTGTTGCTGAGGGGTAGTGGCCGTGCCCCTACTTAA
- a CDS encoding ABC transporter ATP-binding protein produces MPLLKVLGVTVYYGDFKALGGVSFDVERGEILSIIGPNGSGKTTLLRAIDGILRPRLGAVYLDGREIAGMERREIARIIGYSPQRVDVQSYVTVLDFVLTGRRPYASWDYSESDYRKAVEALRAVNASHLAARRLDQLSGGEFRRVVIARALAGEPDVLLLDEPTNDLDPKHQVEILSAIRRLASGRGVAVVMCLHDLTHAYRYSDKILAMKDGSVYAFGRPEDVMREDLLREVYGVSLKVLPEHRAVIIDHSL; encoded by the coding sequence GTGCCCCTACTTAAGGTTCTGGGAGTAACGGTGTACTACGGGGACTTCAAAGCTCTGGGAGGCGTGAGCTTCGATGTTGAAAGGGGGGAGATCCTCTCGATTATAGGGCCGAATGGCTCCGGCAAGACGACCCTCCTCAGGGCGATCGACGGCATACTCAGACCGAGGCTGGGCGCAGTCTACCTGGATGGGAGGGAGATCGCCGGCATGGAGAGGCGAGAGATAGCGAGGATTATCGGCTACTCTCCGCAAAGGGTGGACGTGCAATCCTACGTGACCGTTCTGGATTTTGTGTTGACCGGTAGGAGGCCTTACGCGTCGTGGGACTACTCGGAAAGCGACTACCGGAAGGCGGTGGAAGCCTTAAGGGCTGTTAACGCCTCCCATCTAGCCGCGAGGCGCCTGGACCAGCTGAGCGGAGGGGAGTTCCGCAGGGTGGTTATAGCTAGGGCGCTGGCGGGGGAGCCGGACGTGCTACTCCTCGACGAGCCCACGAACGACCTGGACCCGAAGCACCAGGTAGAGATTCTGTCGGCTATCAGGCGGCTAGCCTCGGGGCGCGGGGTAGCCGTCGTGATGTGTCTTCACGACTTGACGCACGCGTACAGGTACTCGGACAAGATCCTCGCGATGAAGGATGGCTCCGTCTACGCCTTTGGGAGGCCGGAGGACGTAATGAGGGAGGACCTGCTCCGGGAAGTCTACGGGGTAAGCCTAAAGGTGCTACCGGAGCACCGGGCGGTAATAATAGACCATAGCCTCTAA